In a genomic window of Deinococcus radiotolerans:
- a CDS encoding SRPBCC family protein produces MSDDRPVPASPDASDPTPQSDELGTNDTGAQLPTLERSVMGSVGVALMGAGLRSGRPLQKLVLGTVGAGLAAMAATGRNPLATALKIRQTPQGEVLVGDAVTIGRPAEQLYGVWRDLSGLPRLMTHLQSVEVLDERRSRWTVTAPTGTVSWEAEITADEPGRRLAWAALPGAAIENHGEVLFRPAAGDRGTEVVVRLAYRPPAGSAGAVAARLLGEEPAQQLRDDLMRFKREQELGFAPTTEGQSSGRAAQGGLA; encoded by the coding sequence ATGAGTGATGACCGTCCTGTTCCCGCGTCCCCTGACGCCTCTGACCCAACGCCGCAGTCTGACGAGCTGGGCACCAATGACACCGGCGCGCAGCTGCCGACACTGGAACGCTCCGTGATGGGCAGTGTCGGTGTGGCCCTCATGGGCGCGGGACTGCGCAGTGGCCGCCCTCTCCAGAAACTGGTCCTGGGCACCGTGGGAGCCGGTTTGGCGGCCATGGCCGCCACGGGCCGCAACCCCCTGGCCACCGCCTTGAAGATCCGTCAGACGCCCCAGGGGGAGGTGCTGGTGGGAGACGCCGTGACGATCGGGCGGCCGGCCGAGCAGCTGTACGGCGTGTGGCGGGACCTCTCAGGCCTGCCGCGCCTGATGACGCATCTTCAGTCGGTGGAGGTCCTGGATGAGCGCCGCTCACGCTGGACCGTGACGGCCCCCACGGGTACAGTCAGCTGGGAAGCTGAGATCACGGCGGACGAGCCGGGGCGCCGCCTGGCCTGGGCGGCCCTGCCGGGCGCGGCCATCGAGAATCACGGTGAGGTGCTGTTCCGGCCAGCGGCAGGTGACCGCGGCACGGAGGTCGTGGTGCGCCTCGCGTACCGCCCGCCTGCCGGGTCAGCTGGCGCGGTCGCGGCGCGACTGCTGGGTGAGGAGCCCGCGCAGCAGCTCCGGGATGACCTGATGCGCTTTAAACGTGAGCAGGAACTGGGCTTTGCGCCCACCACGGAAGGGCAGAGCAGCGGCCGGGCCGCGCAGGGAGGGTTAGCATGA
- a CDS encoding SDR family NAD(P)-dependent oxidoreductase: protein MRIPKRLLLTAALGALAARHALTRPLDLRDRSVIITGGSRGLGLALAREFLARGARVTLGARTGSDLRSAQASLNAGERVHVVAGDVTVAADAQRLIDEAVRVHGRLDVLVNNAGIIQLGPMANMTEADVRQVLELNALAPLRLVEAARPHLRDGGRVLIVASLGGRVAIPHLGPYSVSKFAAVGLGQALRAELALEGIGVTTVMPGLMRTGSPLNAPVKGQHRREYALFATLASLPVLALDAQVAAGRIVNALVRNRAEVMVGGPAWLLGTAHALAPQLTADVMALTARLLPGPGRSDAARVGRDLETAFTQANPMKRSAEERFHQRGAHGNGEERGSS from the coding sequence ATGCGAATCCCGAAACGCCTGCTGCTGACTGCCGCCCTGGGCGCCCTGGCCGCCCGCCACGCGCTGACGCGCCCGCTGGACCTCCGGGACCGCTCTGTGATCATCACGGGCGGTTCGCGGGGTCTGGGGCTGGCGCTGGCCCGTGAGTTCCTCGCGCGTGGCGCGCGGGTCACGCTGGGGGCGCGTACAGGCAGTGACCTGCGGAGCGCGCAGGCGTCCTTGAACGCGGGAGAACGTGTGCACGTCGTGGCTGGTGACGTGACCGTCGCAGCGGACGCGCAGCGTCTGATTGACGAGGCTGTCCGCGTGCATGGCCGACTGGACGTGCTGGTGAACAACGCCGGCATCATCCAGCTGGGTCCGATGGCCAACATGACTGAAGCGGACGTCCGGCAGGTACTGGAACTCAATGCGCTGGCGCCGCTGCGCCTCGTGGAGGCCGCGCGGCCTCACCTGCGGGACGGGGGGCGAGTGTTGATCGTGGCGTCGCTGGGAGGTCGGGTGGCCATTCCGCATCTGGGGCCGTACTCGGTCAGTAAGTTCGCGGCGGTGGGCCTGGGGCAGGCGCTGCGTGCGGAACTGGCGCTGGAGGGCATCGGGGTGACCACGGTCATGCCGGGCCTGATGCGGACGGGCAGTCCGCTGAACGCGCCGGTCAAGGGGCAGCACCGCCGGGAGTACGCACTGTTCGCGACGCTGGCCAGCCTCCCGGTCCTGGCGCTGGACGCGCAGGTTGCGGCGGGCCGCATCGTGAACGCCCTGGTGCGTAACCGCGCGGAGGTGATGGTGGGAGGACCGGCGTGGCTGCTGGGGACCGCGCACGCCTTGGCGCCGCAGCTGACGGCGGATGTAATGGCGCTGACCGCGCGGCTGCTGCCCGGGCCAGGCCGCTCGGACGCCGCGCGTGTCGGGCGTGACCTGGAAACCGCGTTTACTCAGGCCAATCCCATGAAGCGTTCCGCAGAGGAGCGCTTTCACCAGCGTGGAGCGCACGGCAACGGTGAAGAGAGGGGATCCAGCTGA
- a CDS encoding replication initiator protein A, with translation MPRPRRKATVSPQRPGEIERFDEANSARLGLICVQERIPSDYTRWDQEWTVDGRAARLTCISPSEYGGVPHGLDGDFATTLNLMFLEQGAPESGEVNATAYQLLSRSGFPDSGQYYQALQDSLDRLKGATYTASESWRDKRHDRWTTVKFNIIEQIDADTEAGLAYGSGTILKVRLARPVVQSLRAQYVKPLDMTFVQSLNRALTRSLYRILDARRYDPVHLGDPVPLLRIPLQQWARECKLLETMPARIKRNLDGAHQELIERGYLRAVTYEGSRANTVIVYEFGDVTPSPAPEPSLQVIADSPLVEALCREGVVPPVARKLVQQFGDLHVTTRLETFHALLEGYTPKKRSALLVDVIKDTEGKYPAVPRAAGQPDPLPTAAPARALKAPAAPAPDTEALEVHTDRLKAEFRALPREEQAARAVTQVRMFVGRELRDSHLRALHAAMLAGEADPDSVQSEVIRAASELRLPEFAQQLRDTYDP, from the coding sequence ATGCCCCGCCCCCGCAGGAAAGCGACCGTGTCGCCGCAGCGCCCCGGTGAAATCGAGCGCTTCGACGAGGCCAACTCGGCCCGTCTGGGCCTCATCTGCGTGCAGGAACGCATCCCAAGCGACTACACCCGCTGGGATCAGGAGTGGACGGTGGACGGCCGCGCGGCAAGGCTCACGTGCATCTCGCCCAGCGAGTACGGCGGCGTTCCCCACGGACTTGACGGCGATTTCGCCACGACCCTGAACCTCATGTTCCTGGAGCAGGGGGCCCCGGAAAGCGGGGAGGTGAACGCCACTGCCTACCAGCTGCTGAGCCGCTCCGGTTTCCCTGACAGTGGCCAGTACTATCAGGCCCTCCAGGATTCACTGGACCGCCTGAAGGGAGCGACGTACACCGCCAGTGAATCCTGGCGTGACAAGCGGCACGACCGCTGGACAACCGTGAAGTTCAACATCATTGAGCAGATCGACGCGGACACCGAAGCAGGCCTCGCCTACGGTTCCGGCACGATCCTGAAGGTCCGGTTGGCCCGCCCAGTGGTGCAGAGCCTCCGGGCGCAGTACGTCAAGCCGCTCGACATGACCTTCGTGCAGAGTCTCAACCGCGCCCTGACCCGGAGCCTGTACCGCATCCTGGACGCCCGGCGGTACGATCCTGTGCACCTGGGGGACCCGGTACCACTCCTGCGGATTCCTCTGCAGCAGTGGGCGCGGGAATGTAAGCTCTTGGAGACCATGCCCGCGCGGATCAAGCGGAACCTGGACGGCGCGCATCAGGAACTGATCGAGCGGGGGTACCTGCGCGCCGTGACGTACGAGGGCTCCCGTGCGAACACCGTAATCGTGTACGAGTTTGGGGACGTCACCCCCTCCCCTGCCCCGGAACCAAGCCTTCAGGTGATCGCGGACTCACCCCTGGTGGAAGCGCTATGCCGTGAGGGCGTCGTGCCGCCTGTGGCCCGCAAGCTCGTGCAGCAGTTCGGGGACCTGCACGTCACCACGCGTCTGGAAACCTTCCACGCCCTCCTTGAGGGGTACACACCGAAGAAACGCTCGGCCCTGCTGGTGGATGTCATCAAGGATACGGAAGGCAAGTACCCCGCTGTACCCCGGGCGGCTGGTCAGCCTGACCCTCTGCCCACCGCCGCGCCTGCGCGGGCCCTGAAAGCCCCGGCAGCGCCCGCCCCGGACACCGAGGCCCTGGAGGTCCACACGGACCGCCTGAAGGCCGAATTCAGGGCCCTGCCGCGCGAGGAGCAGGCCGCGCGCGCCGTGACGCAGGTGCGGATGTTCGTCGGGCGGGAACTGCGGGACAGTCACCTGCGGGCCCTGCACGCCGCCATGTTGGCCGGAGAGGCTGATCCGGACTCGGTACAGAGCGAGGTCATTCGCGCAGCCAGTGAACTGCGCCTGCCCGAGTTCGCCCAGCAACTCCGGGACACCTACGACCCGTGA